A genomic window from Micromonospora sp. WMMA1947 includes:
- a CDS encoding GNAT family N-acetyltransferase, whose amino-acid sequence MTEVIFREAVRADLPAVLALLADDVLGRTRDLPEVDEAYERAFADLDADPRNHLIVADDGGELVGCFQLTYIPGLGRHGAERCLIESVRVRSDRRGHGLGRTMMRWAIDRAREHGCALVQLTTDKQRADAHRFYRDLGFVASHEGMKLAL is encoded by the coding sequence GTGACCGAGGTGATCTTCCGGGAGGCGGTCCGCGCCGACCTGCCCGCCGTACTCGCGCTGCTCGCCGACGACGTGCTGGGCCGTACCCGTGACCTGCCCGAGGTGGACGAGGCGTACGAGCGGGCCTTCGCCGACCTCGACGCCGATCCGCGCAACCATCTGATCGTCGCCGACGACGGCGGGGAGTTGGTCGGCTGTTTCCAGCTCACGTACATCCCCGGGCTGGGGCGGCACGGCGCCGAGCGGTGCCTGATCGAGTCGGTACGCGTCCGCTCCGACCGGCGCGGGCACGGACTGGGCCGGACGATGATGCGCTGGGCGATCGACAGGGCCCGCGAGCACGGCTGCGCTCTGGTGCAGCTCACCACCGACAAGCAGCGCGCCGACGCGCACCGGTTCTACCGCGATCTGGGCTTCGTCGCCAGCCACGAGGGCATGAAGCTGGCGCTCTGA
- a CDS encoding ABC transporter ATP-binding protein, with the protein MTATAEASVPDLASLQQRAAERAAERAGGRDRLRGHIVCDGLVRIFKTEGVEVVALQGLDLVIDRGELVAIVGASGSGKSTLLNILSGLDTPTAGIARVADYDLLSLSNKRRLAYRRDVVGFIWQQTGRNLLPYLTALENVELPMKLAGRAGGRRKRRERARELLDMVGVGYCADRRPGQMSGGEQQRCAVAVAVANDPEILFADEPTGELDEATGAEVFAALRTINAELGVTIVVVTHDHAVAGQVRRTVAIRDGRTASEVRRTARVTADGGTEMVSEEYAVLDRTGRMQLPAQFVEALSLRDRVRLNLEPDHVEVRPGDRTHAEESE; encoded by the coding sequence ATGACCGCGACCGCCGAGGCGTCCGTACCGGACCTGGCGTCCCTGCAACAGCGTGCGGCCGAGCGGGCCGCCGAGCGGGCCGGGGGACGGGACCGGCTGCGCGGGCACATCGTCTGTGACGGCCTGGTGCGCATCTTCAAGACCGAGGGCGTCGAGGTCGTCGCGCTCCAGGGCCTCGACCTGGTCATCGACCGGGGCGAACTGGTCGCGATCGTCGGTGCCTCCGGCTCCGGCAAGTCGACGCTGCTGAACATCCTGTCCGGCCTGGACACCCCGACCGCGGGTATCGCGCGGGTCGCCGACTACGACCTGCTGTCGCTGTCGAACAAGCGGCGGCTGGCGTACCGGCGCGACGTGGTCGGGTTCATCTGGCAGCAGACCGGCCGGAACCTGCTGCCGTACCTGACCGCGCTGGAGAACGTGGAGCTGCCGATGAAGCTGGCCGGGCGGGCCGGCGGGCGGCGCAAGCGGCGGGAACGGGCCCGTGAGCTGCTGGACATGGTGGGTGTCGGCTACTGCGCGGACCGGCGGCCGGGCCAGATGAGCGGCGGCGAGCAGCAGCGCTGCGCGGTCGCCGTGGCCGTCGCCAACGATCCGGAGATCCTCTTCGCCGACGAGCCGACGGGTGAGCTGGACGAGGCCACCGGCGCCGAGGTCTTCGCCGCGCTGCGCACCATCAACGCCGAACTGGGGGTCACCATCGTCGTGGTCACCCACGACCACGCCGTGGCCGGCCAGGTCCGCCGTACCGTCGCGATCCGCGACGGCCGGACCGCCTCCGAGGTACGTCGGACCGCGCGCGTCACGGCCGACGGCGGCACCGAGATGGTCAGCGAGGAGTACGCGGTGCTGGACCGCACCGGCCGGATGCAGCTTCCGGCGCAGTTCGTGGAGGCGCTGTCCCTGCGCGACCGGGTCCGGCTCAACCTGGAACCCGACCACGTCGAGGTGCGCCCCGGCGACCGGACGCACGCCGAGGAGAGTGAGTGA
- a CDS encoding helix-turn-helix domain-containing protein, whose amino-acid sequence MIRTGHAQRFGALLRDLSADPAAVDEVARAARANSPEVARLPADEVRRQVVLLLTSGLGALERREDPAVRDFAEARRLGADRAAQGVSVAGLLRGVQAGRDRAVELVVRHGRATGIPDEVLLEGLLTIGRYAAAVERAVVDGHRDAERDLARTGAAARAHLLRRLLRDGPAGLSPGELTRFGLRPDGRYHCVVAAPPDPVRAYALHRQLTARGGLLGTVDDRLAGLLPRPPDAAPADLLTLVAPAQPLARAPAMYALCLAALATAANRRLRGLRRVTDLAGETALAAQPLLAELLRGTLLGALEPADGFHRELAGTALAWLHHGQRLDPTAAALHVHPNTVRYRLRRLRELTGGPPAEEGTRCTVPETVHWWWALRSWLDGD is encoded by the coding sequence ATGATCCGGACCGGACACGCCCAGCGGTTCGGCGCGTTGCTGCGCGACCTGTCCGCCGATCCGGCCGCCGTCGACGAGGTGGCGCGGGCGGCCCGCGCGAACTCCCCCGAGGTGGCCCGGCTACCCGCCGACGAGGTACGCCGCCAGGTCGTCCTGCTGCTGACCAGCGGCCTGGGCGCGCTGGAACGCCGCGAGGACCCGGCCGTACGCGACTTCGCCGAGGCCCGGCGGCTGGGCGCGGACCGCGCGGCGCAGGGCGTCTCGGTGGCCGGTCTGCTGCGCGGGGTGCAGGCCGGGCGGGACCGGGCGGTGGAACTGGTGGTCCGGCATGGCCGGGCCACCGGCATCCCCGACGAGGTGCTGCTGGAGGGGCTGCTCACCATCGGCCGGTACGCCGCGGCGGTGGAGCGGGCGGTGGTCGACGGGCACCGCGACGCCGAGCGGGACCTGGCACGTACCGGCGCGGCGGCCCGGGCACACCTGCTGCGGCGGCTGCTGCGCGACGGCCCCGCCGGTCTGTCCCCGGGCGAGCTGACCCGGTTCGGGTTGCGGCCGGACGGGCGCTACCACTGCGTGGTGGCCGCGCCGCCCGACCCGGTCCGGGCGTACGCCCTGCATCGGCAGCTCACCGCACGCGGCGGCCTGCTCGGCACTGTCGACGACCGGCTCGCCGGGTTGCTTCCGCGACCGCCCGACGCGGCACCGGCCGACCTGCTGACGCTGGTGGCGCCCGCGCAGCCGCTGGCACGGGCCCCAGCCATGTACGCGCTGTGCCTGGCGGCGCTGGCCACTGCGGCGAACCGGCGGCTGCGCGGGCTGCGCCGGGTCACCGACCTGGCCGGGGAGACCGCGCTGGCGGCCCAGCCGCTGCTGGCGGAGCTGCTGCGCGGCACGCTGCTCGGCGCGCTCGAGCCGGCCGACGGCTTCCACCGGGAGCTGGCCGGCACCGCGCTCGCCTGGCTGCACCACGGCCAGCGGCTGGACCCGACGGCCGCCGCGCTGCACGTCCACCCGAACACGGTGCGCTACCGGCTGCGGCGGCTGCGGGAGCTGACCGGCGGGCCACCGGCCGAGGAGGGGACGCGGTGCACGGTGCCGGAGACCGTGCACTGGTGGTGGGCGTTGCGGAGCTGGCTGGACGGCGACTGA
- a CDS encoding YncE family protein: MTPVPQRPSRTRRRTGLAVLAALALIAPSPLVAAPAPAIAAVALQEVMFVGNNWDGTADVIRSRGDYARLGRINVIPDRAARLREIYLNPIRLAFFLGIRQGPGEGHDQLIDDMYTTPDGTALVVSRPSFADVVSIDLATGALRWRFPVSGYRADHMAVSPDGTRVAVSASTSNTVHVLDIRTGAQLGSFGAGDKPHENIYTDGGTRLWNMSIGEVNTDLDAPWLDWTKGDRRITVADTTTYQVVKVIDMRDRLDAAGRRDLSDAVRPAVFTPDGSRLYFQVSFFNGVVEYDVATDRVTRVATLPKNPATSEDRTTWVNDSRHHGLSMSPDGTRICVAGTMDDYATVVDRATLREGPLVPASKPYWATVSGDGRDCVISESGADRVTAINFATGQKVASVPVGDHPQRVRIGHIAEGWTPPAAG; encoded by the coding sequence ATGACCCCCGTGCCACAGCGTCCGTCCCGTACCCGCCGCCGCACCGGCCTCGCCGTGCTGGCCGCGCTCGCCCTGATCGCGCCGTCGCCGCTGGTTGCGGCCCCGGCGCCGGCCATCGCCGCCGTGGCACTCCAGGAGGTGATGTTCGTCGGCAACAACTGGGACGGCACCGCCGACGTCATCCGCTCCCGCGGCGACTACGCCAGGCTCGGCCGGATCAACGTGATCCCGGACCGCGCCGCGCGCCTGCGCGAGATCTACCTCAACCCGATCAGGCTGGCGTTCTTCCTCGGCATCCGACAGGGCCCCGGCGAGGGCCACGACCAGCTCATCGACGACATGTACACCACGCCGGACGGCACCGCGCTCGTGGTGTCCCGGCCCAGCTTCGCCGACGTCGTCTCGATCGACCTCGCCACCGGAGCGCTGCGCTGGCGGTTCCCGGTCTCCGGCTACCGCGCCGACCACATGGCCGTCTCGCCCGACGGCACCCGCGTCGCGGTCTCCGCCTCCACCTCCAACACCGTGCACGTGCTGGACATCCGCACCGGCGCGCAACTCGGCTCGTTCGGCGCCGGCGACAAGCCGCACGAGAACATCTACACCGACGGCGGCACCCGGCTGTGGAACATGTCCATCGGCGAGGTGAACACCGACCTGGACGCGCCGTGGCTCGACTGGACCAAGGGCGACCGGCGGATCACCGTCGCCGACACCACCACGTACCAGGTGGTCAAGGTGATCGACATGCGGGACCGGCTCGACGCCGCCGGCCGCCGCGACCTCTCCGACGCGGTCCGCCCCGCCGTGTTCACCCCCGACGGCAGCCGCCTCTACTTCCAGGTGTCCTTCTTCAACGGCGTGGTCGAGTACGACGTTGCCACCGACCGGGTCACCCGCGTCGCCACGCTGCCGAAGAACCCGGCCACCAGCGAGGACCGCACCACCTGGGTGAACGACTCCCGGCACCACGGCCTGTCGATGAGCCCCGACGGCACCCGGATCTGCGTCGCCGGCACCATGGACGACTACGCCACCGTGGTGGACCGGGCCACGCTGCGCGAGGGCCCGCTGGTGCCCGCGAGCAAGCCGTACTGGGCCACCGTCAGCGGAGACGGCCGCGACTGCGTGATCTCCGAATCCGGCGCCGACCGGGTCACCGCGATCAACTTCGCGACCGGGCAGAAGGTCGCGAGCGTCCCGGTCGGCGACCACCCCCAGCGCGTGCGCATCGGGCACATCGCGGAGGGTTGGACGCCCCCGGCCGCCGGCTGA
- a CDS encoding ABC transporter ATP-binding protein — MTDQTVVLPAVPASAVEDVVRVEGVSRTFGKGEHAVHAVRDVSFAAGRGELVAVRGRSGAGKTTLLNLVGGLDRPDAGQIRVAGHDVTAAGERELLALRRGTIGFVFQTFGLVPILSAAENVGVPLRLAKVPAAEREQRVAVLLELVGLGGHAAQRPYELSGGQQQRVAVARALANEPDLLIADEPTGQLDSETGRSIMDLLRAVVHARGMTALVATHDPALIELADRTLTLRDGRLVSED; from the coding sequence ATGACCGACCAGACAGTGGTGCTGCCGGCCGTGCCGGCGTCGGCCGTCGAGGACGTGGTCCGGGTCGAGGGGGTGAGCCGCACCTTCGGCAAGGGGGAGCACGCCGTGCACGCCGTGCGGGACGTCTCGTTCGCGGCGGGACGCGGTGAGCTGGTCGCCGTCCGGGGCCGCTCCGGCGCCGGCAAGACCACGCTGCTGAACCTGGTCGGCGGCCTGGACCGGCCGGACGCCGGGCAGATCCGGGTGGCCGGGCACGACGTCACCGCGGCGGGCGAACGGGAACTGCTGGCGTTGCGCCGGGGCACGATCGGGTTCGTGTTCCAGACGTTCGGCCTGGTGCCGATCCTGTCCGCGGCGGAGAACGTCGGGGTGCCGCTGCGGCTGGCGAAGGTGCCGGCGGCCGAGCGGGAGCAGCGGGTGGCGGTGCTGCTGGAACTGGTCGGGCTGGGCGGGCACGCCGCGCAGCGCCCGTACGAGCTGTCCGGCGGTCAGCAGCAGCGGGTGGCGGTGGCCCGGGCGCTGGCGAACGAACCGGACCTGCTGATCGCCGACGAGCCCACCGGTCAGCTCGACTCCGAGACCGGCCGGTCGATCATGGACCTGCTGCGCGCGGTGGTGCACGCCCGGGGCATGACCGCACTGGTCGCCACGCACGACCCGGCGCTGATCGAGCTGGCCGACCGTACGCTCACGCTGCGCGACGGCCGGCTGGTGTCGGAGGACTGA